TGCGCTAACCGTGCACCATCAATTAAAGACGCATGATTTAACTTATCTTGCACAACAGGACGGTGACGATCCGCGAGTGCAGAAATCACCCCTAGGTTTGCCATATAACCGGCACTGAATAACATGACACGCTCATAACCCAGCCAGTCGGCCAGCGCTTCTTCTAGAACCTGATGAGGACTGAGATGCCCACACACTAGATGAGAAGAACCACCGCCCACGCCGTATTGAGCGGCCGTATCACTCATCGCTTTAATCAGTATCGGATGATTCGCCAACCCCAAATAATCGTTCGAACAAAAAGCGGTGTAGGCGTGCTGTTGAATGTGAGTATGGGGGATTTGAGGGCTGTTTAATGTGACAGTGTGGCGCATTAAGTCCAATTGGCGACGCTCTTGGAGCGCCGCCACAATCCAGCCTGGCGTATTAGACACTGGCTTCATAAAATAACTTAGATTCCGCTTGTTTCACCGCTTGCGCGGCAATGGCTTCAGCGACCACGGCATCAGAATGGGCCTCACGCTGTTCGGGTTTGATGCCTAGATTGGCAAACAAAGCCATGTCTTTATCGGCTTCGGGATTACCTGTAGTAAGTAACTTTTCGCCGTAAAAAATTGAATTAGCGCCCGCCATAAAACACAAAGCCTGAGTTTGCTCATTCATACCTTGGCGGCCTGCCGACAAACGCACATGGGATTGTGGCATCAAAATACGCGCTACAGCAATGGTGCGAATAAATTCAAACGTGTCTAAATCATCTACATTTTCGAGCGGCGTACCCTCAACTTTAACCAGCATATTGATAGGGACACTTTCAGGGTGTGGCGCCATCTGAGACAACTGACGCAATAAGCCAACGCGATCCTTTTGCTCTTCGCCCATTCCCATAATACCGCCGCAACACAGCTTAATCCCAGAATTGCGCACTTTTGACAGGGTGTCTAAGCGATCTTGATAAGTACGCGTTGTAATGATGCTGTCGTAAAATTCCGCCGAGGTATCAAGATTGTGATTGTAATAGTCCAAGCCCACTTCGGATAAACGCTGCGCTTGTTCATCGTTCAAAGTGCCCAAAGTTACACAAGACTCCAGCCCTAGGGACTTAACACCCTTGATCATTTCCAACACATAGGGGAAATCTTTCTCGGAAGGATGCTTCCAAGCCGCACCCATACAAAATCGACTCGCGCCTTTTTCTTTCGCCAACGCGGCCTCTTCCAGCACTTTTTGTACTTCCATCAGCTTTTCTTTCTCAAGCTCGGTATTATAATGACCACTTTGTGGGCAATATTTGCAATCTTCGGGACAGGCGCCCGTTTTGATCGACAATAAAGTACTCACTTGCACTTGGTTCGGGGCAAAATTTTCACGATGAACGGTTTGAGCACGGAACATCAAATCCATAAAAGGTAAGTCAAAGAGCGCTTTAACTTCGGCCTGAGTCCAGTCAAAACGTGGCTCAGCGGCATTTGTAACAGGCATAACATTTGACGTACTTAAAGACATGACACCCTCAATTCAATCGGTTTAATGGAGCAATACTAATGGACTGGAAAAAACTGTCAACCGAAAAAATAATGCAGGTTTACAACAGATTATTTTTAAGCCGATGTTATTTGTGCGACCTCCTCTGCAAAACCCCCCTTTGCCACTACTGTCAACATGGCTTTGCTGACAACGTACAGCATTGCCTGAAATGCAAGCGCCCCACCCACACCACCGGCCTTCTTTGTGGCCATTGCCAAACGCGACCGCCAACCTACCAGCACTGCATCGCACCGTATCGCTTTGAAGGCATTGTTAAAACCCTGATTCACCAGCTTAAATTTCATCAGGGCCATCACTACAGTCGCCCATTAACGTATTTGTTAAGTGAACACTTACTACAACACTACGCCACACAAGTCTGGCCAGAGCAGCTTATTTACGTCCCCAGTCACCCTAAACGAATAAAAGAACGGGGCTTTTGCCAAACTCGCACACTCTCACGACAACTGATCCGCTACCTAAAACCTAAAATTGGTAGCGCTTGCCCGTCATGGCCCGCACACAATCCACTCAAAAAAATCGTACACACCCAAGCCCAACACTCCCTAACACGCAAAGCGCGACTTAAAACACCCAAAAACGCGTATCAAGTAAAGGGCAACATCGCAAAACACGTTGCCTTATTTGATGACGTTATGACCACCGGCAGCACCATAGAACATTGCGTCCAATTATTGCGTCAAGCGGGAGCTGAACGGGTCGATGTCTGGGTCATTGCCCGCACGCCCGACAAAACATTTTAAACCATAACGATAAGCCCATTCTGGTCATTCAGGCACGCATTGTTTAGTATGCCGAGCACCGTAGCGTTGCTTATGTCGTGAACACACAAAAAGCAATACCATGAATGAACAAGAGCTAACACCATGAAAACGTCCGATGACTACCTCGCACTAGACAAACAATTGCTCTGGCATCCTTATACTTCCATGAGCCATCCAAGCCCCCATTATTTGGTCGAAAGCGCTGCTGGCTGCAGCATCACCCTCAGCGATGGGCGCACGCTGATTGATGGTATGTCTTCTTGGTGGAGCGTGGTTCATGGCTATAATCACCCAGACATGAATCAGGCCATTCAAACGCAATTAACGCAATTCTCACACGTGATGTTTGGTGGATTCACCCACAAACCCGCTATTGAGCTGGCCGAAAAGCTCATTGCGATGACACCTAACATGCTACAGCGAGTTTTCTTTTCCGATTCTGGCTCCGTCTCTGTTGAAGTCGCTTTAAAAATGGCCATTCAATACTGGAACACGCAAGGCAAACCCACCAAGCAATTCTTTGTCAGCCCCAAAAGTGGTTATCATGGAGATACCTTTGCTGCTATGTCCGTATGCGACCCCGACAACGGAATGCACAGTTTATTCAGCCATGCCTTAATTCAGCAGCTCTTTGTTTCGCCGCCGCCCGCTGGCTTTAATGAGCCCATTAACACCGACTACCTCGATGAAATCCGTACTGTCTTTGAACAACATCATGACAGCATTGCCGGATTTATCATCGAACCTGTCGTACAAAATGCAGGCGGCATGCGATTCTATAATCCCGAGTATTTAAATCAGCTACGAGTCTTATGCGACGAGTTTGATGTTCTGTTGATTTTTGATGAAATCGCCACAGGGTTTGGTCGAACGGGCAAACCCTTCGCCACCGACCACACGACTATTTGCCCAGACATTCTGTGTCTAGGCAAAGCACTTACAGGGGGCTACATGACCCTAGCGGCGACACTCACCAATGATAAAGTAGCGCTGGGCATTAGCCACGATGGCGGTGTTTTTATGCATGGCCCAACGTTTATGGGCAACCCGCTTGCCTGCGCCGCAGCCAATGCCAGCCTAACTTTGTTAGACGGTTATGATATTCCAGAAAAAATCACCCAATTGGAAACATGGATGAAAAACGCTTTAATGCCGTGCCAACAGCTCGAACAAGTAAAAGACGTGCGCTGCTTGGGAGGAATTGGGGTGGTTGAACTGAAAAAACCGGTGGACTTGCAAACTATTCAGCCAAAATTCGTTGATTTGGGCGTATGGGTACGACCTTTTGGAAAATTGATATATCTGATGCCCCCTTACATCATAAGTCAGGAGCACATTCAACTCCTTGGCAAAGCCATTTACCAAGTCGTGAGCGAAGAAGCCATTTAGACATAAAATCAAACCATCACAATAAACGCACAACACAACCAAGGAAAAACAATACATAAGTTGATTTTAGGAGCACGCACGAAATCAAACCCGGTGAGGCTACTTGTTTAGACCTATGTCCACTGTCGGATTAAGCCTAATGTCTCGCCTAATCCGACCACAAAGACCGCGACAAACATGTTGTCGAGATGAACGCAAAACGCTTAGAAAGCCCTTTAATTCGTTGGAGACCTACTGTTTCATGCGCTCTGCGAGATTGCCTTGTTCGTAGGCCTCTTCTTCGATATGACTGATGTTGATAACAATATTTTCAGCACGTTCAATGCTGTTAATACTCAAGGCATCCACTTCTTGCATTTTGTCATTCAGATCACGGGCAACACCCGCTTGCTCTTCAGAAGACACATTAATTTGTGCTGTCATTTCCACCACTTTCTTGATCGCTTCTTCAATATCACTCATTTTCTGTGCGACTTTGTGCACGCTGTCAACGCCTTCCTGAGCCACCATGGTGCCTTTATCGATGGTGTTTGTCACATCCAAGGTATTCTTCTTTAGCTCTTCGGTCATACTATGAATACTTTGCGTCGCATTTTGCGTACGAATAGCCAAGGCTCGCACCTCATCGGCCACTACCGCAAAACCACGACCCGCTTCACCCGCTCGAGCAGACTCTATTGCCGCGTTTAACGCCAATAAATTGGTTTGCTCTGCGATGCCACTGATAGAATTAACGACTTCATTGATGCTGTCGCTGCGTTCTGCCAAGATCGCCACTACTTTTTTGGCGTCGGAAATATCTTGGTAAACTTCACGCATCGTCTCACCGGTTTGCTGCGCCATCAAACGGCTCTCGCGAGACAAGTCACCGACCGATTGCGTCGCTTGCACCGCCACATGAACATGATCTGCAACATGCGTCACACTGGACAACAATTGCGAGCTTGCAGCGACCACTTCCTGAAAAGTATGGCGCTGTTTATTAAAGTTAGCCAAGTTTGTGGTCACACTCGCTTTTGCGCTCGATGCGCGAAGACGTAATTGCTGCGCACCTTCTTTTAAACGATAACGAAATGTATTGCCTGCGGCATCTTGGTGAATTTTGGCAAACTTGATCGCCGCTTTCATACCCACAGCGTTGCAATAGAGATATTGACCAATAGGATTATGAGACTCGTCTGCTAACCCCTCAACAACATGCTTTAGCGATTGGGCCTGATAATAATTAAGCCACATGCCTGACAGCGCTA
The sequence above is a segment of the Marinomonas sp. IMCC 4694 genome. Coding sequences within it:
- the bioB gene encoding biotin synthase BioB; this translates as MPVTNAAEPRFDWTQAEVKALFDLPFMDLMFRAQTVHRENFAPNQVQVSTLLSIKTGACPEDCKYCPQSGHYNTELEKEKLMEVQKVLEEAALAKEKGASRFCMGAAWKHPSEKDFPYVLEMIKGVKSLGLESCVTLGTLNDEQAQRLSEVGLDYYNHNLDTSAEFYDSIITTRTYQDRLDTLSKVRNSGIKLCCGGIMGMGEEQKDRVGLLRQLSQMAPHPESVPINMLVKVEGTPLENVDDLDTFEFIRTIAVARILMPQSHVRLSAGRQGMNEQTQALCFMAGANSIFYGEKLLTTGNPEADKDMALFANLGIKPEQREAHSDAVVAEAIAAQAVKQAESKLFYEASV
- a CDS encoding ComF family protein, yielding MDWKKLSTEKIMQVYNRLFLSRCYLCDLLCKTPLCHYCQHGFADNVQHCLKCKRPTHTTGLLCGHCQTRPPTYQHCIAPYRFEGIVKTLIHQLKFHQGHHYSRPLTYLLSEHLLQHYATQVWPEQLIYVPSHPKRIKERGFCQTRTLSRQLIRYLKPKIGSACPSWPAHNPLKKIVHTQAQHSLTRKARLKTPKNAYQVKGNIAKHVALFDDVMTTGSTIEHCVQLLRQAGAERVDVWVIARTPDKTF
- the bioA gene encoding adenosylmethionine--8-amino-7-oxononanoate transaminase; its protein translation is MKTSDDYLALDKQLLWHPYTSMSHPSPHYLVESAAGCSITLSDGRTLIDGMSSWWSVVHGYNHPDMNQAIQTQLTQFSHVMFGGFTHKPAIELAEKLIAMTPNMLQRVFFSDSGSVSVEVALKMAIQYWNTQGKPTKQFFVSPKSGYHGDTFAAMSVCDPDNGMHSLFSHALIQQLFVSPPPAGFNEPINTDYLDEIRTVFEQHHDSIAGFIIEPVVQNAGGMRFYNPEYLNQLRVLCDEFDVLLIFDEIATGFGRTGKPFATDHTTICPDILCLGKALTGGYMTLAATLTNDKVALGISHDGGVFMHGPTFMGNPLACAAANASLTLLDGYDIPEKITQLETWMKNALMPCQQLEQVKDVRCLGGIGVVELKKPVDLQTIQPKFVDLGVWVRPFGKLIYLMPPYIISQEHIQLLGKAIYQVVSEEAI
- a CDS encoding methyl-accepting chemotaxis protein, producing the protein MRKMPVTNKENDFPSHYSLVSSTDVKGRITFVNDHFCEVAGYKSDALIGAPHNVIRHPDVPSAVFADMWVNLKQGKSWMGLVKNRCENGDHYWVSAHVSPLLDGSRVVGYESVRRKATREEIQHAQSVYDRINAGKAPVPAGTKIASYLSNASWPLFVCFALLAVMGLMSNVLALQVAGPILALSGMWLNYYQAQSLKHVVEGLADESHNPIGQYLYCNAVGMKAAIKFAKIHQDAAGNTFRYRLKEGAQQLRLRASSAKASVTTNLANFNKQRHTFQEVVAASSQLLSSVTHVADHVHVAVQATQSVGDLSRESRLMAQQTGETMREVYQDISDAKKVVAILAERSDSINEVVNSISGIAEQTNLLALNAAIESARAGEAGRGFAVVADEVRALAIRTQNATQSIHSMTEELKKNTLDVTNTIDKGTMVAQEGVDSVHKVAQKMSDIEEAIKKVVEMTAQINVSSEEQAGVARDLNDKMQEVDALSINSIERAENIVINISHIEEEAYEQGNLAERMKQ